In a genomic window of Anoplopoma fimbria isolate UVic2021 breed Golden Eagle Sablefish chromosome 6, Afim_UVic_2022, whole genome shotgun sequence:
- the edrf1 gene encoding erythroid differentiation-related factor 1 isoform X2 — protein MSASSGDREPGIPQDNAKEDGSGSTCAGESSKHDSVCTGTSEIKSRAVVKYSAAPPPASYALLQEKTDLKLPPANWLRENPQLGSAGTTILGSSSKSKPFSSFGMAYEFIDCIGDDVDVVSDSENIKKLLKIPYSKSHVSMAVHRVGRTLLLDELDIQELFMRSSQTGDWTWLKEFYQRLIDQKWQRKKKSKEHWYQKAILSKFLYYSINGDGAAEPVPDNPDVAEEENEAEEYSSSWPTAFTSAASDTEESDAPKQESVSMDSNFGLGQVTSVPKEQNLPMLFDEGENSQGLRNDFVRNIMWTFEDIHMLVGSNMPIFGGGRYPAVSLRLRDNNKPINILTGIDYWLDNLMCNVPELVMCFHVNGIVQKYEMIKTEDIPHLENSNFSTRVVKDIAQNILSFLKSNCTKEGHTYWLFKASGSDIVKLYDLTTLCEEAEEEKCQNPFTLPVAVLLYRVASNLMLKARQNRKHYGTIRTLLLNCVKLMDEERHPQIIASAHYMLSELFQLDEAPEEDGGESLRAGGSEDSYSDEDREEEEEEELTEDSDENGSYSSGSSPQDDSKAVAVIRSVGELSVPEKYKSTHQIRPSGVFPVSQDKEERCRHVLSYVLKGLKAVDGTIKKESDLPAADPNTPIPLKYEDRSAIGACAAEQGISLLLERARTLQVDQKHPTRSGMIPCSWQHRMKLQLFLKASKAYYVLSDAATNLLKYGRALRYIKLSLQCYDAYCSVSGTPHPQVLQFHSQCLSLCGDIQLMLAQNANNRAAYLEEYSYQTKEDQEILHSLHRESSCQAFNMATDLATDPEYQLFVSSKCYEASYELVISEALKDHATDQLAQVLKRLGNIRNEMGVYYMNQAAAMQTEKEVKKSVSIAEQEMWKKSFAFFEKGMKDFKAIGDSTNTALLLCNTGRLMRICAQAHCAGVADQSRGEFSPEEALYYNKAIDYYSRAMKSLASRENHPAVWDSVNWELSTTYFTLATLLQDYAPLSRKAQEQIEREVTEAMMKSLKYCDLQTESARQPLYQFRAATIHHRLASMYHSCFRNQVGDEHLRKQHRSLAELHYSKAVCLFLSLKDAPCELLRTLLERVAFAEFTMAGQSSNAAKLKSLTGALEIMTETRHAFRLIHKELLEEQIELSEPDAAESAESPDLVGGSSSGLNLQEVMKLIGVFEPSFSFLLLQLIKLMTTMKRKPSKDEELLKTYKNVYSKLLRAEKNAPLPCRIELHIELLQQLTPQTGSDDMHS, from the exons ATGAGCGCATCATCTGGGGACAGAGAGCCTGGGATCCCTCAGGATAACGCTAAAGAAGATGGCAGTGGCTCTACCTGCGCAGGAGAGAGCAGCAAACAT GACTCCGTGTGCACAGGCACCAGTGAGATCAAGAGCCGGGCCGTGGTCAAGTACTCAGCCGCCCCACCTCCGGCCAGCTATGCCCTGCTGCAGGAGAAGACCGACCTGAAGCTGCCTCCTGCCAACTGGCTGAGGGAAAACCCCCAGCTGGGCAGCGCTGGCACCACCATATTAGGGTCCAGCAGCAAGAGCAAGCCCTTCTCCAG TTTTGGGATGGCTTACGAATTCATTGATTGCATCGGAGATGATGTCGACGTGGTATCAGACTCAGAG AACATCAAGAAGCTTCTGAAAATTCCCTACAGCAAGTCCCACGTCAGTATGGCTGTTCACCGCGTGGGGAGGACGTTGCTTTTGGATGAGCTGGACATTCAAGAGCTCTTCATGCGATCCTCTCAG ACAGGAGATTGGACGTGGCTAAAAGAGTTTTACCAGCGACTAATAGATCAGAAGTggcagaggaaaaagaagagtaAAGAGCACTGGTATCAGAAAGCCATCCTGTCAAAGTTCCTCTACTACAG TATAAACGGTGATGGGGCTGCAGAGCCTGTACCAGACAACCCGGATGTagcggaggaggagaatgagGCAGAGGAGTACAGCTCCTCATGGCCCACCGCCTTCACCAGCGCAGCGTCTGATACCGAAGAATCAGATGCTCCCAAGCAG GAAAGTGTCTCTATGGACAGCAATTTTGGTCTGGGCCAGGTGACTTCAGTACCCAAAGAGCAAAACCTCCCGATGCTCTTCGACGAAGGGGAGAACAGCCAG GGTTTAAGGAACGACTTTGTGCGAAACATAATGTGGACATTTGAAGATATCCACATGTTGGTTGGGTCCAACATGCCTATTTTCGGAGGTGGTCGCTATCCTGCCGTCAGTCTGAGACTCAG ggACAACAACAAACCAATCAACATCCTGACAGGTATTGACTACTGGCTCGACAATCTGATGTGTAATGTCCCGGAGCTTGTCATGTGCTTTCACGTCAATGGCATTGTTCAG aAATATGAGATGATAAAAACAGAGGACATTCCTCATCTGGAGAATTCAAATTTCTCCACGAGGGTGGTAAAAGACATCGCCCAAAATATCCTCTCCTTCCTCAAGTCCAACTGCACCAAAGAGGGCCACACCTACTGGCTCTTCAAAG CTAGTGGGAGTGACATCGTGAAGCTGTATGATCTCACTACTCTGTGTGAGGAGGCAGAAGAGGAGAAATGTCAGAATCCCTTCACTCTCCCTGTGGCAGTGTTACTATACAG AGTTGCCAGCAACTTGATGCTGAAGGCGAGGCAAAACAGAAAGCACTACGGCACCATCAGGACTCTGCTCTTAAACTGCGTCAAACTTATGGATGAGGAGAGGCACCCGCAG ATCATCGCCTCCGCCCACTACATGCTGTCAGAGCTGTTCCAGCTGGACGAGGCTCCGGAAGAAGACGGAGGGGAGTCGCTGCGGGCCGGCGGATCGGAGGACAGCTACAGCGACGAAGatagggaggaagaggaggaagaggagctgacGGAGGACAGTGACGAGAACGGTTCCTACAGCTCCGGCTCCAGCCCACAGGACGACAGTAAAGCTGTGGCTGTGATCCGCTCTGTAGGGGAGCTGTCCGTCCCGGAGAAATACAAATCCACTCACCAGATCAGA CCAAGCGGTGTCTTCCCCGTTTCTCAAGACAAGGAGGAAAGATGCAGACACGTCCTGAGCTACGTGCTAAAG GGGCTAAAAGCAGTGGATGGCACCATCAAGAAGGAGAGTGATCTCCCAGCTGCAGACCCCAACACCCCCATCCCTCTTAAATATGAGGACAGAAGTGCAATCGGAGCCTGCGCTGCTGAGCAAGGCATCTCTCTCCTTCTGGAAAGAG cGAGGACGTTGCAGGTGGATCAGAAGCACCCGACCCGCTCAGGGATGATCCCCTGCTCGTGGCAGCACCGCATGAAGCTGCAGCTCTTCCTCAAAGCGTCCAAGGCCTACTACGTCCTGTCTGACGCAGCCACCAACCTGCTGAAGTACGGGCGAGCCCTGCGCTACATCAAGCTATCTCTGCAGTGTTACG ATGCCTATTGTTCAGTGAGTGGTACACCGCACCCGCAAGTGCTGCAGTTTCACAGCCAGTGCCTGTCTCTGTGTGGGGACATCCAGCTGATGTTGGCCCAGAATGCCAACAACAGAGCAGCTTACCTGGAGGAATACAGCTACCAGACCAAAGAGGACCAGGAGATCCTGCACAGCCTGCACAGAGAGAGCAGCTGCCAGG CCTTCAACATGGCAACAGACCTTGCCACGGACCCGGAGTACCAGCTGTTTGTTAGCAGTAAGTGCTATGAGGCATCGTATGAACTGGTCATCTCCGAGGCTTTGAAAGATCACGCCACGGATCAGCTGGCTCAGGTGCTCAAAAGGCTGGGGAACATCCGCAACGAGATGGGAGTCTACTATATGAACCAGGCTGCAGCCATGCAGACTGAGAAAGAAG TGAAGAAGTCTGTGTCCATAGCAGAGCAGGAGATGTGGAAAAAGAGTTTTGCATTCTTTGAGAAAGGCATGAAGGACTTTAAAGCCATAGGGGACAGCACCAACACGGCCTTGCTGCTGTGTAACACCGGCAGACTGATGAGAATCTGCGCTCAGGCCCACTGTGCCGGGGTTGCCGACCAGAGCCGAGGGGAGTTCTCGCCCGAAGAGGCCCTCTACTACAACAAG GCCATAGACTACTACTCGCGGGCTATGAAGTCACTGGCGAGCCGAGAGAACCACCCAGCGGTGTGGGACAGCGTGAACTGGGAGCTCTCCACCACCTATTTCACCCTCGCTACACTGCTGCAGGACTACGCCCCGCTGTCCAGGAAGGCTCAGGAGCAG ATTGAGCGTGAGGTGACCGAGGCGATGATGAAGTCCCTGAAGTACTGCGACCTGCAGACTGAGTCAGCTCGTCAGCCGCTCTACCAGTTCAGAGCTGCCACCATCCACCACCGCCTGGCCTCTATGTACCACAGCTGCTTCCGCAACCAG GTGGGGGATGAACACTTGAGGAAGCAGCATCGCAGCCTGGCAGAGCTTCACTACAGCAAGGCTGTCTGTTTGTTCCTCAGCCTCAAAGATGCACCCTGCGAGCTGCTCCGCACGCTCCTGGAGAGGGTGGCCTTCGCCGAGTTTACCATGGCGG GTCAGAGCAGCAATGCAGCTAAGCTGAAGAGCCTGACTGGAGCTTTAGAGATCATGACGGAAACTCGCCACGCTTTCCGGCTGATTCATAaagagctgctggaggagcagaTAGAG TTAAGTGAACCAGACGCAGCTGAATCAGCAGAGTCACCCGATCTCGTCGGTGGCTCATCCTCAGGACTGAACCTCCAGGAAGTGATGAAGTTAATTGGGGTGTTTGAGCCCAGTttctccttcctgctgctgcagctgatcaaaCTGATGACGACGATGAAACGGAAACCAAG TAAGGATGAGGAGCTGTTGAAAACCTATAAGAATGTTTACTCCAAGCTGCTGCGAGCTGAGAAAAACGCTCCTCTCCCCTGCCGCATCGAGCTCCACatagagctgctgcagcagctgaccccgcaaacaggaagtgatgacaTGCATTCATGA
- the edrf1 gene encoding erythroid differentiation-related factor 1 isoform X1, translating to MSASSGDREPGIPQDNAKEDGSGSTCAGESSKHDSVCTGTSEIKSRAVVKYSAAPPPASYALLQEKTDLKLPPANWLRENPQLGSAGTTILGSSSKSKPFSSFGMAYEFIDCIGDDVDVVSDSENIKKLLKIPYSKSHVSMAVHRVGRTLLLDELDIQELFMRSSQTGDWTWLKEFYQRLIDQKWQRKKKSKEHWYQKAILSKFLYYSINGDGAAEPVPDNPDVAEEENEAEEYSSSWPTAFTSAASDTEESDAPKQESVSMDSNFGLGQVTSVPKEQNLPMLFDEGENSQGLRNDFVRNIMWTFEDIHMLVGSNMPIFGGGRYPAVSLRLRDNNKPINILTGIDYWLDNLMCNVPELVMCFHVNGIVQKYEMIKTEDIPHLENSNFSTRVVKDIAQNILSFLKSNCTKEGHTYWLFKASGSDIVKLYDLTTLCEEAEEEKCQNPFTLPVAVLLYRVASNLMLKARQNRKHYGTIRTLLLNCVKLMDEERHPQIIASAHYMLSELFQLDEAPEEDGGESLRAGGSEDSYSDEDREEEEEEELTEDSDENGSYSSGSSPQDDSKAVAVIRSVGELSVPEKYKSTHQIRPSGVFPVSQDKEERCRHVLSYVLKGLKAVDGTIKKESDLPAADPNTPIPLKYEDRSAIGACAAEQGISLLLERARTLQVDQKHPTRSGMIPCSWQHRMKLQLFLKASKAYYVLSDAATNLLKYGRALRYIKLSLQCYDAYCSVSGTPHPQVLQFHSQCLSLCGDIQLMLAQNANNRAAYLEEYSYQTKEDQEILHSLHRESSCQAFNMATDLATDPEYQLFVSSKCYEASYELVISEALKDHATDQLAQVLKRLGNIRNEMGVYYMNQAAAMQTEKEVKKSVSIAEQEMWKKSFAFFEKGMKDFKAIGDSTNTALLLCNTGRLMRICAQAHCAGVADQSRGEFSPEEALYYNKAIDYYSRAMKSLASRENHPAVWDSVNWELSTTYFTLATLLQDYAPLSRKAQEQIEREVTEAMMKSLKYCDLQTESARQPLYQFRAATIHHRLASMYHSCFRNQVGDEHLRKQHRSLAELHYSKAVCLFLSLKDAPCELLRTLLERVAFAEFTMAGQSSNAAKLKSLTGALEIMTETRHAFRLIHKELLEEQIELSEPDAAESAESPDLVGGSSSGLNLQEVMKLIGVFEPSFSFLLLQLIKLMTTMKRKPSSKDEELLKTYKNVYSKLLRAEKNAPLPCRIELHIELLQQLTPQTGSDDMHS from the exons ATGAGCGCATCATCTGGGGACAGAGAGCCTGGGATCCCTCAGGATAACGCTAAAGAAGATGGCAGTGGCTCTACCTGCGCAGGAGAGAGCAGCAAACAT GACTCCGTGTGCACAGGCACCAGTGAGATCAAGAGCCGGGCCGTGGTCAAGTACTCAGCCGCCCCACCTCCGGCCAGCTATGCCCTGCTGCAGGAGAAGACCGACCTGAAGCTGCCTCCTGCCAACTGGCTGAGGGAAAACCCCCAGCTGGGCAGCGCTGGCACCACCATATTAGGGTCCAGCAGCAAGAGCAAGCCCTTCTCCAG TTTTGGGATGGCTTACGAATTCATTGATTGCATCGGAGATGATGTCGACGTGGTATCAGACTCAGAG AACATCAAGAAGCTTCTGAAAATTCCCTACAGCAAGTCCCACGTCAGTATGGCTGTTCACCGCGTGGGGAGGACGTTGCTTTTGGATGAGCTGGACATTCAAGAGCTCTTCATGCGATCCTCTCAG ACAGGAGATTGGACGTGGCTAAAAGAGTTTTACCAGCGACTAATAGATCAGAAGTggcagaggaaaaagaagagtaAAGAGCACTGGTATCAGAAAGCCATCCTGTCAAAGTTCCTCTACTACAG TATAAACGGTGATGGGGCTGCAGAGCCTGTACCAGACAACCCGGATGTagcggaggaggagaatgagGCAGAGGAGTACAGCTCCTCATGGCCCACCGCCTTCACCAGCGCAGCGTCTGATACCGAAGAATCAGATGCTCCCAAGCAG GAAAGTGTCTCTATGGACAGCAATTTTGGTCTGGGCCAGGTGACTTCAGTACCCAAAGAGCAAAACCTCCCGATGCTCTTCGACGAAGGGGAGAACAGCCAG GGTTTAAGGAACGACTTTGTGCGAAACATAATGTGGACATTTGAAGATATCCACATGTTGGTTGGGTCCAACATGCCTATTTTCGGAGGTGGTCGCTATCCTGCCGTCAGTCTGAGACTCAG ggACAACAACAAACCAATCAACATCCTGACAGGTATTGACTACTGGCTCGACAATCTGATGTGTAATGTCCCGGAGCTTGTCATGTGCTTTCACGTCAATGGCATTGTTCAG aAATATGAGATGATAAAAACAGAGGACATTCCTCATCTGGAGAATTCAAATTTCTCCACGAGGGTGGTAAAAGACATCGCCCAAAATATCCTCTCCTTCCTCAAGTCCAACTGCACCAAAGAGGGCCACACCTACTGGCTCTTCAAAG CTAGTGGGAGTGACATCGTGAAGCTGTATGATCTCACTACTCTGTGTGAGGAGGCAGAAGAGGAGAAATGTCAGAATCCCTTCACTCTCCCTGTGGCAGTGTTACTATACAG AGTTGCCAGCAACTTGATGCTGAAGGCGAGGCAAAACAGAAAGCACTACGGCACCATCAGGACTCTGCTCTTAAACTGCGTCAAACTTATGGATGAGGAGAGGCACCCGCAG ATCATCGCCTCCGCCCACTACATGCTGTCAGAGCTGTTCCAGCTGGACGAGGCTCCGGAAGAAGACGGAGGGGAGTCGCTGCGGGCCGGCGGATCGGAGGACAGCTACAGCGACGAAGatagggaggaagaggaggaagaggagctgacGGAGGACAGTGACGAGAACGGTTCCTACAGCTCCGGCTCCAGCCCACAGGACGACAGTAAAGCTGTGGCTGTGATCCGCTCTGTAGGGGAGCTGTCCGTCCCGGAGAAATACAAATCCACTCACCAGATCAGA CCAAGCGGTGTCTTCCCCGTTTCTCAAGACAAGGAGGAAAGATGCAGACACGTCCTGAGCTACGTGCTAAAG GGGCTAAAAGCAGTGGATGGCACCATCAAGAAGGAGAGTGATCTCCCAGCTGCAGACCCCAACACCCCCATCCCTCTTAAATATGAGGACAGAAGTGCAATCGGAGCCTGCGCTGCTGAGCAAGGCATCTCTCTCCTTCTGGAAAGAG cGAGGACGTTGCAGGTGGATCAGAAGCACCCGACCCGCTCAGGGATGATCCCCTGCTCGTGGCAGCACCGCATGAAGCTGCAGCTCTTCCTCAAAGCGTCCAAGGCCTACTACGTCCTGTCTGACGCAGCCACCAACCTGCTGAAGTACGGGCGAGCCCTGCGCTACATCAAGCTATCTCTGCAGTGTTACG ATGCCTATTGTTCAGTGAGTGGTACACCGCACCCGCAAGTGCTGCAGTTTCACAGCCAGTGCCTGTCTCTGTGTGGGGACATCCAGCTGATGTTGGCCCAGAATGCCAACAACAGAGCAGCTTACCTGGAGGAATACAGCTACCAGACCAAAGAGGACCAGGAGATCCTGCACAGCCTGCACAGAGAGAGCAGCTGCCAGG CCTTCAACATGGCAACAGACCTTGCCACGGACCCGGAGTACCAGCTGTTTGTTAGCAGTAAGTGCTATGAGGCATCGTATGAACTGGTCATCTCCGAGGCTTTGAAAGATCACGCCACGGATCAGCTGGCTCAGGTGCTCAAAAGGCTGGGGAACATCCGCAACGAGATGGGAGTCTACTATATGAACCAGGCTGCAGCCATGCAGACTGAGAAAGAAG TGAAGAAGTCTGTGTCCATAGCAGAGCAGGAGATGTGGAAAAAGAGTTTTGCATTCTTTGAGAAAGGCATGAAGGACTTTAAAGCCATAGGGGACAGCACCAACACGGCCTTGCTGCTGTGTAACACCGGCAGACTGATGAGAATCTGCGCTCAGGCCCACTGTGCCGGGGTTGCCGACCAGAGCCGAGGGGAGTTCTCGCCCGAAGAGGCCCTCTACTACAACAAG GCCATAGACTACTACTCGCGGGCTATGAAGTCACTGGCGAGCCGAGAGAACCACCCAGCGGTGTGGGACAGCGTGAACTGGGAGCTCTCCACCACCTATTTCACCCTCGCTACACTGCTGCAGGACTACGCCCCGCTGTCCAGGAAGGCTCAGGAGCAG ATTGAGCGTGAGGTGACCGAGGCGATGATGAAGTCCCTGAAGTACTGCGACCTGCAGACTGAGTCAGCTCGTCAGCCGCTCTACCAGTTCAGAGCTGCCACCATCCACCACCGCCTGGCCTCTATGTACCACAGCTGCTTCCGCAACCAG GTGGGGGATGAACACTTGAGGAAGCAGCATCGCAGCCTGGCAGAGCTTCACTACAGCAAGGCTGTCTGTTTGTTCCTCAGCCTCAAAGATGCACCCTGCGAGCTGCTCCGCACGCTCCTGGAGAGGGTGGCCTTCGCCGAGTTTACCATGGCGG GTCAGAGCAGCAATGCAGCTAAGCTGAAGAGCCTGACTGGAGCTTTAGAGATCATGACGGAAACTCGCCACGCTTTCCGGCTGATTCATAaagagctgctggaggagcagaTAGAG TTAAGTGAACCAGACGCAGCTGAATCAGCAGAGTCACCCGATCTCGTCGGTGGCTCATCCTCAGGACTGAACCTCCAGGAAGTGATGAAGTTAATTGGGGTGTTTGAGCCCAGTttctccttcctgctgctgcagctgatcaaaCTGATGACGACGATGAAACGGAAACCAAG CAGTAAGGATGAGGAGCTGTTGAAAACCTATAAGAATGTTTACTCCAAGCTGCTGCGAGCTGAGAAAAACGCTCCTCTCCCCTGCCGCATCGAGCTCCACatagagctgctgcagcagctgaccccgcaaacaggaagtgatgacaTGCATTCATGA
- the LOC129092642 gene encoding putative pre-mRNA-splicing factor ATP-dependent RNA helicase DHX32 — MAQDITSFTGEDYFDGNSPCSSTEALSPGDKEYDDILELNQFDGLPYSSRFYKLLRERKELPVWRAKCEFMDTLAKGRFVIVSGSAKSGRSSQIPQWCAEFCLSVQFQHGLVVCTQTNSQQAVDLALRVSDEMDVNIGHEVGYSIPLETCCTDDTVLRYCTDDTLLREMMSDPLLERYGVVVVDQAHQRTVATDVLQGLLKDIALQRPELRVVLLTADEPGPKQLAHFTGSAAPLILLEGPGGGEVVHSSTGDSYFYSALRLVLEIHHSEEQGDVVVFLVTTQEIDLAHDILCSEGHSLLPDLGKLLPVAVHPGQPGSLPVMGEEETGPTRRVFLTSGPNEDFFWAASSIRFVIDAGLVKRYVYNPRIRTNSVIIQPISTSQAKSRKQLAGPTGKCFCLYPEDRQLPIEIRPHVVESDISSTVLFLKRMEIAGLRHCDFIDRPDPEGLMQALEELDYLAALDNDGNLSEIGIIMSEFPLEPQMAKTLLASCEFDCVSEVVVVAAMLTAPTCFTVSSVELKSEVTQCHMKLQHPEGDHFTLINIYKAFKQCQQDPYCDVERWCQDLHLNHASLLTADAVRTELINTLKRIELPVSVPAFGSRNNTLNIKRALLAGFFMQVARDVDGSGNYFILTHKHVAQIHPLSVYGAKSPKLGLPEWVLFHEHSFSEDNCLRTATHITPEEFIQMAPQYFFYNLPPSESKDILQNILNHRASQYKEAKPPTSRDESQEDQTSDRCVIQ, encoded by the exons ATGGCGCAGGACATTACCAGTTTTACTGGAGAGGATTATTTTGATGGGAACTCTCCCTGTTCATCCACAGAAGCTTTGAGTCCCGGAGACAAAGagtatgatgacattttggagcTTAATCAGTTTGATGGACTGCCTTATTCCTCCAGGTTTTACAAACTGCTCAGAGAAAGGAAAGAGCTGCCAGTGTGGAGAGCAAAGTGTGAATTCATGGACACTCTGGCCAAAGGACGGTTTGTCATTGTCAGCGGCTCTGCCAAAAGTGGGAGAAGTTCTCAA aTTCCACAGTGGTGTGCCGAGTTCTGCCTGTCAGTCCAGTTCCAGCATGGCCTGGTGGTTTGTACCCAGACTAACTCCCAGCAGGCGGTAGATCTCGCCTTAAGGGTGTCCGACGAGATGGATGTGAACATTGGTCATGAAGTCGGGTACAGCATCCCTTTGGAAACGTGTTGCACTGATGACACAGTCCTCAG GTACTGCACAGACGACACGCTCCTGAGAGAGATGATGTCAGACCCTTTGCTGGAGCGCTACggcgtggtggtggtggacCAGGCCCACCAGAGGACCGTGGCCACCGATGTGCTCCAGGGTCTGCTGAAGGACATCGCCCTGCAGAGGCCGGAGCTCCGCGTGGTCCTTCTTACGGCTGATGAACCGGGCCCGAAGCAGCTGGCTCATTTCACCGGGTCAGCGGCGCCTCTGATTCTCCTGGAGGGCCCGGGTGGAGGGGAGGTGGTGCACAGCAGCACAGGTGACAGCTACTTCTACTCCGCCCTCCGCCTGGTGCTGGAGATCCACCACTCTGAGGAGCAGGGAGATGTGGTTGTGTTTCTGGTGACGACGCAG GAGATAGATCTGGCCCATGACATCCTGTGTAGTGAGGGGCACAGCTTACTCCCTGATCTGGGTAAGCTCCTGCCCGTTGCAGTGCACCCTGGGCAGCCTGGGAGTCTACCAGtcatgggggaggaggagacgggacCGACCCGCAGAGTTTTCCTCACATCCGGTCCAAACGAGGACTTCTTCTGGGCGGCTAGCTCAATACGCTTTGTCATTGATGCCGGGCTTGTGAAAAGATAT GTTTACAACCCCAGGATCAGAACAAACTCCGTCATCATCCAGCCAATCAGCACGAGTCAAGCCAAGAGTCGCAAACAGCTGGCCGGTCCAACAG gcaagtgtttttgtctgtacCCGGAGGACAGACAGCTTCCTATTGAGATTCGGCCACATGTTGTGGAGTCTGACATCTCCTCCACGGTGCTCTTCCTGAAGAGGATGGAGATCGCTGGACTGCGACACTGTGACTTCATCGACAGGCCGG ATCCTGAAGGCCTAATGCaggctctggaggagctggacTACCTTGCAGCTCTGGATAATGATGGCAACCTGTCTGAGATTGGCATCATCATGTCCGAGTTCCCCCTGGAGCCCCAAATGGCCAAGACTCTGCTCGCTTCCTGTGAGTTTGACTGTGTCAGCGAGGTGGTCGTTGTCGCTGCCATGCTAACAG ccccAACTTGCTTCACCGTTTCCTCTGTGGAGCTGAAGTCAGAGGTGACCCAGTGCCACATGAAGCTCCAGCACCCAGAGGGAGACCACTTCACCCTGATCAATATCTACAAGGCCTTTAAACAGTGCCAGCAGGACCCAT ACTGTGATGTTGAAAGGTGGTGTCAGGATCTCCACCTGAACCACGCTTCCCTGCTGACGGCTGACGCTGTTCGCACTGAGCTAATCAACACTCTGAAGAGGATCGAGCTGCCCGTCTCAGTGCCCGCCTTCGGATCACGAAACAACACCCTCAACATTAAGAGAGCCCTGCTGGCAGGTTTCTTCATGCAG GTGGCGCGGGATGTGGACGGATCGGGGAACTACTTTATTCTGACCCATAAGCATGTGGCACAGATCCATCCTCTGTCCGTCTACGGAGCCAAGAGCCCCAAGCTGGGCCTGCCTGAGTGGGTGCTGTTCCACGAGCACTCCTTCTCTGAGGACAACTGCCTCCGCACCGCTACCCACATAACACCAGAGGA GTTTATTCAGATGGCACCACAGTACTTTTTCTACAATCTTCCGCCTAGTGAGAGCAAAGACATCctccaaaacattttgaaccacAGAGCGTCTCAGTACAAAGAAGCGAAACCTCCAACCTCACGAGACGAATCCCAGGAGGACCAGACCTCTGACCGCTGTGTCATACAATGA